A window from Candidatus Dadabacteria bacterium encodes these proteins:
- a CDS encoding radical SAM/Cys-rich domain protein, producing MIQEKTKTNNHNFSRKLIDQGLDTDPITVETLQVNITKLCNQACTHCHVDASPWRSEQMSIEGVERCLEILSENDCIKNLDLTGGAPELNPHFDYFVREARSLGKHVMVRHNLTVTLDGNPRTGEEKTYIPKFFAENRVEVISSLPYYSSYFTDKQRGKGVFEKSIESLRMLNSEGYGGGELKLNLVYNPVGTFLPPDQRSLEADFKAKLKKNYGIRFDNLYTLTNMPINRFEKELRKQNAYEEYIEKLVNAFNPEAADGIMCRNLISVSHDGKIYDCDFNQMLEMQARNGNGGLTIFNFDLSQVIKRKIRFGVHCFGCTAGAGSSCGGQTVS from the coding sequence ATGATCCAAGAAAAAACGAAGACAAACAATCATAATTTTTCCCGCAAACTAATCGACCAAGGTCTCGATACCGACCCTATTACGGTCGAAACCCTGCAGGTAAACATAACAAAGCTTTGCAACCAGGCCTGCACTCACTGTCACGTGGATGCCTCGCCCTGGAGAAGTGAGCAGATGAGCATTGAGGGCGTAGAGAGATGTCTTGAAATACTGAGCGAAAACGACTGCATTAAAAATCTTGACCTGACCGGAGGAGCTCCGGAGTTAAACCCCCATTTTGACTACTTCGTAAGGGAAGCCAGAAGTCTTGGTAAACACGTAATGGTAAGGCACAACCTGACCGTTACTCTCGACGGAAACCCCAGGACAGGAGAGGAAAAAACGTACATACCGAAGTTTTTTGCCGAAAACCGCGTCGAGGTTATATCCTCGCTTCCATATTACAGCAGCTATTTCACGGACAAGCAGAGGGGGAAAGGGGTCTTCGAAAAAAGCATAGAATCCCTAAGAATGCTTAACAGCGAAGGCTACGGGGGCGGGGAACTAAAACTTAACCTGGTATATAACCCCGTTGGGACTTTTCTTCCCCCGGACCAGAGGAGCCTTGAAGCGGACTTTAAGGCGAAACTCAAAAAGAACTACGGAATACGGTTCGATAACCTATACACACTGACCAATATGCCGATTAACAGGTTTGAGAAGGAACTGAGAAAACAGAACGCCTACGAAGAATATATCGAAAAGCTTGTAAACGCGTTTAATCCCGAAGCCGCAGACGGCATAATGTGCCGGAACCTGATCAGCGTAAGTCACGACGGAAAGATCTACGACTGCGACTTTAACCAGATGCTTGAGATGCAGGCCCGAAACGGAAACGGGGGGCTGACCATATTCAATTTCGACCTTAGCCAGGTGATCAAGAGAAAGATAAGATTCGGTGTTCACTGTTTCGGATGCACCGCAGGGGCCGGAAGCAGTTGCGGCGGCCAGACGGTATCCTGA
- a CDS encoding HAD family phosphatase encodes MIKAVIFDFDGVIVDSEPLHLRAFQRTVETLGLKLSTADYYLRYLACDDKSFFRRFLEDNGQRCTEQEIARLVREKGICFEEMMGEGIRIFPGVVEFLEAIRGKFHVAIGSGALTEEINLILGSKNLSEFFGFIIGADDTENPKPSPEVYLKCLERLRKDYDGTITAAQCVVFEDSPHGVLAAKRAGMRCVGISNSCSGDELGFADRVAESFSEIIDDFPEMFKML; translated from the coding sequence ATGATAAAAGCGGTCATATTCGATTTTGACGGGGTTATAGTTGACAGCGAGCCCCTGCACCTAAGAGCTTTTCAGAGAACTGTGGAAACACTCGGATTAAAGCTCTCGACCGCCGACTATTACTTGCGGTACCTTGCCTGCGATGACAAAAGCTTTTTCAGGAGGTTTCTTGAGGATAACGGACAGCGTTGCACAGAACAGGAGATTGCCCGGCTTGTCAGAGAAAAAGGCATCTGTTTTGAAGAAATGATGGGGGAGGGGATAAGAATTTTTCCGGGGGTCGTCGAGTTCTTGGAGGCCATCCGGGGCAAATTTCATGTGGCGATAGGTTCCGGCGCGTTAACCGAAGAAATCAACCTTATACTGGGGAGTAAAAATCTTTCCGAGTTTTTCGGTTTTATAATAGGAGCCGATGATACGGAGAACCCGAAACCGTCCCCCGAGGTATACCTTAAATGCCTTGAGAGGCTCAGAAAAGATTACGACGGCACCATAACGGCCGCCCAGTGTGTTGTATTTGAAGATTCTCCCCACGGTGTTTTGGCGGCCAAAAGGGCCGGGATGAGATGCGTCGGTATATCTAACTCGTGTTCCGGCGATGAACTTGGGTTTGCCGACCGGGTTGCGGAAAGCTTTTCTGAGATCATCGACGATTTCCCCGAGATGTTCAAGATGCTCTAA
- a CDS encoding cytochrome c biogenesis protein CcdA gives MNSEILDVGIVASFFAGVIAFLSPCILPLMPGYLSVVTHLSHEDLSDARNLPKFSRVVVPSLVFILGFSTVFISLGAFSSQLGGMISGNKTFLLRIAGIFIILFGIFVMEIVKIPFLEKEHKISLPRERGNLLGTYILGLAFGFGWTPCVGPILGSILLYASTVEGTLNAVGLLAVYSLGIGIPFMLVGLAFNSAMRSFGSVRRYYPYYKYAIGSGLIIIGIMMFSNEIHYLNIYGQKIFDAVGIDFWKRF, from the coding sequence ATGAATTCCGAAATTCTGGATGTGGGAATAGTTGCTTCTTTTTTCGCTGGAGTGATTGCGTTTCTTTCTCCTTGCATCCTTCCGCTTATGCCGGGTTACCTTTCAGTAGTAACGCATCTTTCACATGAAGATCTTTCAGACGCTCGGAACCTGCCCAAATTCTCAAGGGTTGTCGTACCGAGTCTTGTATTCATACTGGGATTCTCAACCGTATTTATCTCCCTAGGCGCATTCTCCTCCCAGCTTGGGGGAATGATCTCGGGCAACAAAACTTTTTTGCTCAGAATAGCCGGAATATTCATAATCCTTTTCGGAATATTCGTAATGGAGATCGTAAAGATCCCGTTTCTTGAGAAAGAACATAAAATCTCCCTCCCGCGGGAAAGGGGAAATCTTCTCGGAACTTATATTCTCGGTCTGGCGTTCGGCTTTGGCTGGACGCCATGCGTAGGACCTATTCTCGGATCCATACTACTCTACGCAAGCACAGTGGAAGGAACGCTAAACGCGGTTGGGCTGCTCGCGGTTTACTCACTCGGGATCGGCATACCGTTCATGCTGGTCGGTCTTGCGTTTAACAGCGCCATGAGATCTTTTGGAAGTGTCAGAAGATATTATCCGTATTATAAGTACGCGATAGGTTCGGGACTTATAATCATAGGAATAATGATGTTTTCAAACGAGATTCACTACTTGAATATCTACGGTCAGAAAATATTTGACGCAGTGGGAATAGATTTCTGGAAAAGGTTTTAG
- a CDS encoding glycosyltransferase: MHRRGRKQLRRPDGILIPRLCGMSQKNDNALIVFLKYPETKKVKTRLGKDIGDQRASELYRETASFIADSFSGQKNWKTFFFYTPEERKKEIFEWLGNRDAFFLAQDGESLGQRMSRAFAKCFSLGFRNVVIIGTDCVMITEEDLETAFSLLSGGKFEAVLGPATDGGYYLLGLSRKTDAVFLDMQWSTSLVFKETERRMKASGLRHAVMRELTDIDEEKDISIKDIMTRDMKLARRLEQVLLKDQKIRTENSGEKKPA, translated from the coding sequence ATGCACCGCAGGGGCCGGAAGCAGTTGCGGCGGCCAGACGGTATCCTGATTCCGAGGCTTTGCGGAATGTCCCAAAAAAACGATAATGCCCTGATCGTTTTTCTTAAGTATCCGGAAACAAAAAAAGTAAAAACGCGTTTGGGAAAAGACATAGGGGACCAGAGGGCCTCGGAACTCTACCGTGAAACGGCAAGTTTTATCGCCGACTCCTTCTCGGGTCAGAAGAACTGGAAAACTTTTTTCTTCTACACACCAGAAGAAAGGAAAAAGGAAATTTTTGAGTGGCTAGGCAACAGAGATGCATTTTTCTTGGCACAGGATGGAGAATCCCTCGGGCAGAGAATGTCCCGCGCGTTTGCAAAGTGTTTTTCACTAGGATTCAGAAACGTCGTCATCATAGGCACAGACTGCGTGATGATAACCGAAGAAGATTTGGAAACTGCGTTTTCGCTGCTCTCGGGAGGGAAATTCGAAGCGGTCCTGGGGCCGGCAACCGACGGGGGATACTATCTCCTCGGGCTATCCAGGAAAACGGACGCGGTTTTTCTGGACATGCAATGGAGCACTTCCCTAGTATTTAAAGAGACCGAAAGACGCATGAAGGCAAGCGGTCTGCGCCACGCCGTCATGAGAGAGCTTACGGATATTGACGAGGAAAAAGATATAAGCATAAAGGATATAATGACAAGGGACATGAAACTCGCGCGCAGACTGGAACAAGTCCTTTTGAAAGACCAAAAAATCCGTACCGAGAACAGCGGGGAGAAAAAACCGGCATGA
- a CDS encoding 4-carboxymuconolactone decarboxylase, with product MDYYNPEDLKRFSEIGEFREDLMDKFFEYYNSATSEEGALTKREKALIALAVAHTEKCPYCIDAYTTQCLETGADPEQMTEAVHVAASMSAGIKLIHAIQMHNTLKKNRAL from the coding sequence ATGGATTACTATAACCCCGAAGATCTCAAGAGATTTTCCGAGATCGGGGAGTTCAGAGAAGATCTCATGGACAAGTTTTTCGAGTACTACAACTCTGCAACGAGCGAGGAAGGGGCGCTTACAAAAAGGGAAAAAGCGCTCATAGCCCTGGCCGTGGCTCATACCGAAAAATGTCCTTACTGCATAGACGCATACACTACGCAGTGCCTAGAGACGGGAGCGGACCCGGAGCAGATGACTGAAGCCGTACATGTCGCCGCCTCAATGTCGGCCGGCATAAAGCTCATCCATGCAATCCAGATGCACAACACGCTGAAAAAGAACCGCGCCCTCTAG